In the Colius striatus isolate bColStr4 chromosome W, bColStr4.1.hap1, whole genome shotgun sequence genome, one interval contains:
- the LOC133628547 gene encoding thymosin beta-4-like, whose product MSDKPDMAEIEKFDKSKLKKTETQEKNLLPSKETIEQEKQAGES is encoded by the coding sequence ATGTCCGACAAACCAGACATGGCTGAGATCGAGAAATTTGACAAGTCCAAATTGAAGAAGACAGAGACGCAAGAGAAAAACCTGCTGCCTTCAAAAGAAACAATTGAACAGGAGAAGCAAGCGGGGGAATCGTAA